From one Nonomuraea polychroma genomic stretch:
- a CDS encoding beta-N-acetylglucosaminidase domain-containing protein has protein sequence MVPTEYGDLTDTAYKQTMRATLDPAVVVMWTGTDVVPVRHACTLGQRISPGPLGAIAAGEAVRPSPALPAGAVKRPDQCGRARLRRRWPAPTSRRARRAGRRTGRGP, from the coding sequence ATGGTGCCCACGGAGTACGGCGATCTGACCGACACCGCCTACAAGCAGACCATGCGCGCCACCCTCGACCCCGCGGTCGTGGTGATGTGGACGGGCACCGACGTCGTCCCTGTAAGGCACGCCTGCACGCTTGGCCAGCGCATCAGTCCGGGCCCGCTTGGCGCAATCGCTGCGGGCGAGGCCGTGCGGCCCTCGCCCGCGCTTCCGGCTGGGGCCGTCAAAAGGCCGGATCAGTGTGGACGCGCTCGCCTTCGACGTAGGTGGCCAGCACCGACGTCCCGGCGAGCTCGTCGGGCGGGACGGCGTACGGGTCGCGGTCCGTGA
- a CDS encoding ABC transporter permease: MSSTMAGFLLRRIGGIALTLLITSFLVFGSVHLAPGDPASFLLGGRSASPAAVAAIKEQYHLNDPFPIQYAKWIEGVVTGDFGKSAQFRQDVGGLIMARLPTTLWLIGYAGLLIMIGGLALGAVAALRRGVVDRLVLVGTGVATATPSFVAAIGLISLFSIQLGWFPAFGNGGGLGDRIHHLTLPAAALALTFVGLLARVTRTSMREELGREHVEVARSRGVRGSVVVRRHVLRNALGPVTTVSGTIVAGLLVATSIVETAFGLSGVGQLLVSSVTVKDFPVVQAVSLLVVLAFVTANLVVDLLHPLIDPRLSHPKGGTV; encoded by the coding sequence TTGAGTTCGACCATGGCCGGCTTCCTCCTCCGCCGGATCGGCGGCATCGCCTTGACATTGCTGATCACGTCGTTCTTGGTCTTCGGTTCCGTCCATCTCGCCCCCGGTGACCCGGCGTCCTTCCTCCTGGGAGGCCGCTCGGCGTCACCGGCGGCCGTCGCGGCCATCAAAGAGCAGTACCACCTGAACGACCCGTTCCCGATCCAGTACGCGAAGTGGATCGAAGGTGTCGTCACCGGCGACTTCGGCAAGTCGGCGCAGTTCAGGCAGGACGTCGGCGGTCTCATCATGGCCCGGCTGCCGACGACCCTGTGGCTCATCGGCTACGCCGGGCTGCTCATCATGATCGGAGGACTTGCGCTCGGTGCGGTGGCCGCCCTGCGGCGGGGCGTCGTCGACCGGCTGGTCCTCGTCGGCACGGGCGTCGCCACCGCCACCCCGTCCTTCGTCGCCGCGATCGGGCTGATCTCGCTGTTCTCCATCCAGCTCGGCTGGTTCCCCGCCTTCGGCAACGGGGGCGGCCTCGGTGACCGGATCCACCATCTGACGCTCCCGGCGGCGGCGCTCGCCCTGACGTTCGTCGGCCTGCTGGCCCGCGTCACCCGGACGTCCATGCGGGAGGAGCTGGGACGCGAGCACGTCGAGGTGGCCCGATCCCGCGGGGTCCGCGGCTCGGTCGTGGTACGGCGCCACGTGCTGCGCAACGCCCTCGGCCCGGTCACCACCGTGTCCGGGACCATCGTCGCCGGCCTGCTGGTCGCCACCTCCATCGTGGAGACCGCCTTCGGCCTGTCGGGGGTCGGCCAGTTGCTCGTCAGCTCCGTCACCGTCAAGGACTTCCCGGTCGTGCAGGCGGTCAGCCTGCTGGTGGTGCTCGCCTTCGTCACCGCCAACCTCGTCGTCGACCTGCTCCATCCGCTCATCGACCCCCGTCTGTCCCATCCGAAGGGTGGCACAGTATGA
- a CDS encoding ABC transporter ATP-binding protein: MTAPLLQIENLTVRLTGGGAARPIVDGVSLHVARGEAVGLVGESGSGKSVTCRAALGLLPEGAAATGALRLDGDDILTMSPVRLRELRRQDVSMIFQDPRASINPLRRIGDFVTEGMRAGGVLRKDAIRQAEDLLESVGIREPRAALRRYPHEFSGGMLQRVMIAGALAGEPRLLLADEPTTALDVTTQAEVISILTRLQAERDMGMLFVTHDLELAAAICDRIYVMYAGRIVEAQSAEGLFGRPRHPYTVGLLAATPRLDSDQAPHGVPGRPLSLAEAPAGCAFAARCAHARPRCGEGKPVRRDVDGAQVACLRVEELIDE; this comes from the coding sequence ATGACCGCGCCACTGCTGCAGATCGAGAACCTGACCGTGCGGCTCACGGGAGGCGGGGCCGCGCGCCCCATCGTCGACGGTGTCTCGCTGCACGTCGCGCGAGGCGAGGCCGTCGGCCTGGTCGGGGAATCCGGATCCGGAAAGTCCGTCACCTGCCGAGCGGCGCTGGGGCTGCTTCCTGAAGGGGCTGCGGCCACCGGCGCCCTGCGGCTGGACGGGGACGACATCCTGACGATGTCGCCCGTCCGGCTCCGCGAGCTGCGCCGCCAGGACGTCTCCATGATCTTCCAGGACCCCAGGGCCTCCATCAACCCGCTGCGAAGGATCGGCGACTTCGTCACCGAGGGGATGCGGGCCGGCGGCGTGCTGCGTAAGGACGCGATCAGGCAGGCCGAGGACCTGCTGGAGTCGGTCGGCATCCGCGAGCCGCGCGCGGCGCTGCGCAGGTATCCGCATGAGTTCTCCGGCGGCATGCTGCAGCGCGTGATGATCGCCGGCGCGCTCGCCGGAGAGCCCCGGCTGCTGCTGGCTGACGAGCCGACCACGGCGCTGGACGTCACCACCCAGGCCGAGGTGATCTCGATCCTCACCCGCCTGCAGGCCGAGCGCGACATGGGGATGCTCTTCGTCACCCACGATCTGGAGCTGGCCGCGGCGATCTGCGACCGCATCTACGTGATGTACGCGGGCCGGATCGTGGAGGCGCAGTCCGCCGAGGGGCTCTTCGGCCGGCCTCGCCACCCGTACACCGTGGGACTGCTGGCCGCGACCCCGCGGCTGGACTCCGACCAGGCGCCGCACGGGGTCCCCGGGCGGCCGCTGTCGCTCGCCGAGGCGCCTGCCGGATGCGCGTTCGCGGCCCGGTGCGCCCACGCGCGGCCCCGGTGCGGCGAAGGGAAGCCCGTCCGGCGGGACGTCGACGGCGCCCAGGTGGCCTGCCTGCGCGTGGAGGAGCTGATCGATGAATGA
- a CDS encoding TetR/AcrR family transcriptional regulator encodes MERVSDRADASRRRLLQAAADELIATGDVEVAAVARRAGMSAGLPYRYFGTRSGLMSALLEDFYERLIADTVLGHYEGATWLERWRAQVATWVEHMYADPLAPVVLGRMVGDARVAALEAQCFKRVIDLGAKHFAAGQAEGHVAGDRDPELLAAAVVGGMRAILAIVLDQDPRPDQQAVMREVWLFTVSALGVTGDRDGGAP; translated from the coding sequence ATGGAACGTGTCTCCGACCGTGCCGACGCCAGCCGCCGGCGCCTCCTGCAAGCCGCCGCGGACGAGCTGATCGCCACCGGCGACGTCGAGGTGGCGGCCGTGGCCAGACGCGCAGGGATGAGCGCCGGGCTCCCGTACCGCTACTTCGGCACCCGCAGCGGCCTCATGAGCGCCCTGCTGGAGGACTTCTACGAGCGGCTCATAGCCGACACCGTGCTCGGACACTACGAGGGGGCGACCTGGCTCGAACGGTGGCGGGCGCAGGTCGCCACCTGGGTCGAGCACATGTATGCGGACCCGCTCGCGCCCGTCGTCCTCGGCCGCATGGTCGGCGACGCCCGCGTGGCCGCCCTGGAAGCCCAGTGCTTCAAACGGGTCATCGACCTGGGCGCCAAGCACTTCGCGGCGGGCCAGGCCGAAGGACACGTGGCCGGCGATCGCGACCCGGAGCTCCTGGCCGCCGCGGTGGTCGGCGGCATGCGTGCCATCCTCGCCATCGTCCTGGACCAGGACCCGCGCCCCGATCAGCAGGCCGTGATGCGCGAGGTCTGGCTGTTCACCGTCTCCGCACTGGGCGTCACCGGCGATCGTGACGGCGGTGCGCCATGA
- a CDS encoding amidase, with the protein MTDLPYLPATEALRMFRSRELSPVELMSALIERAEAVEPQVNAMSERMFDEALLQAEQAERAYRAGCPRPLEGIPAATKDEQPIAGRIASDGSLAHAGHVAEVTHPVVERIVAAGGIVHARTTTPEFCCAAFTHSKLWGVTRNPWNLDYSPGGSSGGSGAVLASGTAVLATGSDIGGSIRLPAANTGTVGYKPPYGRVPAMPPFNLDHYCHDGPMARTVADCALLQNVIAGPHPHDVVSLRPAVRIPDRLGDVAGMRIAYAPNLGDWEIEPDIAANTLAVADALREAGAVVEEVAVGLRRADVMRAAFIHFGAVFGPMVGRIAAAHGDTLTRYALDFAAQARTTYERGGGFLAGLEMEAAIYRPIGELLDRYDALICPTTGAPGLRAGKEYVDTKLTVNGVELDHYMEYSLTTVFNIASRCPVLNVPSGRASNGVPTGVQIVGRSYEDATVFHVGAAVEHVRPWTHRPESL; encoded by the coding sequence GTGACCGACCTCCCCTACCTTCCCGCAACCGAGGCCTTGCGGATGTTCCGCTCGCGCGAGCTGTCTCCCGTCGAACTGATGAGCGCGCTCATCGAGCGGGCCGAGGCCGTCGAGCCCCAGGTCAACGCGATGAGCGAGCGCATGTTCGACGAGGCGCTCCTCCAGGCGGAGCAGGCTGAGCGCGCCTACCGCGCCGGCTGCCCGCGCCCCCTGGAGGGGATTCCCGCCGCCACGAAGGACGAGCAGCCGATCGCAGGACGGATCGCCTCGGACGGCTCGCTGGCCCACGCCGGCCACGTGGCCGAGGTCACCCACCCGGTCGTCGAACGGATCGTCGCCGCGGGCGGCATCGTGCACGCCCGCACGACCACTCCGGAGTTCTGCTGCGCCGCGTTCACGCACTCGAAGCTGTGGGGCGTCACCCGCAACCCGTGGAACCTCGACTATTCCCCTGGCGGCTCCTCGGGCGGTTCCGGTGCGGTGCTCGCCTCTGGCACCGCCGTTCTCGCCACCGGCTCCGACATCGGCGGCTCGATCCGGCTGCCCGCCGCCAACACCGGCACCGTCGGTTACAAGCCGCCCTACGGCCGGGTGCCGGCGATGCCGCCGTTCAACCTCGACCACTACTGCCACGACGGGCCGATGGCCCGCACCGTCGCCGACTGCGCGCTGCTGCAGAACGTCATCGCCGGCCCGCACCCTCACGATGTGGTCTCGCTCCGCCCCGCCGTCCGGATCCCCGACAGGCTGGGCGACGTGGCCGGGATGCGCATCGCGTACGCGCCCAACCTGGGCGACTGGGAGATCGAGCCGGACATCGCCGCCAACACCCTGGCCGTGGCCGACGCGTTGCGGGAGGCCGGGGCGGTCGTCGAGGAAGTCGCGGTCGGGCTGCGCCGCGCCGACGTCATGCGCGCCGCCTTCATCCACTTCGGCGCCGTCTTCGGCCCTATGGTCGGCCGGATCGCCGCCGCGCACGGTGACACGCTCACCCGGTACGCGCTGGACTTCGCCGCGCAAGCCAGGACCACGTACGAGCGGGGCGGTGGCTTCCTGGCCGGCCTGGAGATGGAGGCGGCGATCTACCGCCCGATCGGCGAGCTACTCGACCGCTACGACGCGCTGATCTGTCCGACCACCGGCGCGCCCGGCCTGCGGGCGGGCAAGGAGTATGTCGACACCAAACTCACCGTGAACGGCGTCGAGCTCGACCACTACATGGAGTACTCGCTCACCACGGTCTTCAACATCGCCAGCCGCTGCCCGGTGCTCAACGTGCCCTCCGGACGTGCCTCCAACGGCGTGCCGACCGGCGTGCAGATCGTCGGCCGCAGCTACGAAGACGCCACCGTCTTCCACGTCGGCGCCGCCGTCGAGCACGTCCGCCCTTGGACGCACCGCCCGGAATCGCTTTGA
- a CDS encoding amidohydrolase: MTAPADLVLRGGPVHTLGPVRPTATAVAVRDGRIVAVGDHPDVRPLIGRGTEVVDLAGRALLPGFQDAHVHPVLAGLTMIQCDLHDARDAVKAVAAIRAYAEANPEAEWISGGGWSMEWFPGGTPSRRLLDAVVPDRPVHLINRDGHGAWVNTRALELSGVDASTPDPADGRIEREAGGAPQGTLHEGASHLVGRHVPEPTAEMMLRALQAGQRRLHAAGVIAWQDAMVDPKVQRAYLAAAESGLLTARVVGALWWDRDRGEEQIPELLARKDEVGRFRTTSVKIMQDGVVENFTAAMTSSYLNGCGCLTGNRGLSFVDPEALRGCVTRLDAEGFQVHVHAVGDRAVREALDAFEAARAANGANDHRHHIAHLQVVHPDDVPRFAALGITANVQPLWAAHEPQMDALTIPFLGPERAAWQYPFGDLVRAGAPLAAGSDWPVSSPDPFLGIHVAVNRTPPGGNAEAFLPEQRLSLTTALVAYTLGTARLNHLNARTGTIDKGKLADLVVTDRDPYAVPPDELAGTSVLATYVEGERVHTDPAF, from the coding sequence ATGACCGCCCCCGCCGACCTCGTCCTTCGCGGCGGCCCGGTGCACACGCTCGGACCGGTGCGCCCCACGGCCACAGCGGTCGCCGTCCGCGACGGCCGGATCGTCGCCGTCGGCGACCACCCCGACGTGCGGCCCCTGATCGGCCGCGGCACCGAGGTCGTCGACCTGGCCGGCCGCGCCCTGCTCCCGGGCTTCCAGGACGCCCACGTGCATCCCGTCCTGGCCGGCCTCACCATGATCCAGTGCGACCTGCATGACGCCCGCGATGCGGTCAAGGCGGTCGCGGCCATCCGCGCGTACGCCGAGGCGAACCCGGAGGCCGAATGGATCAGCGGGGGTGGCTGGTCCATGGAGTGGTTCCCGGGCGGAACCCCCAGCAGGCGCCTGCTGGACGCGGTGGTGCCCGACCGGCCCGTCCACTTGATCAACCGGGACGGCCACGGCGCCTGGGTCAACACCCGGGCGCTGGAGCTGAGCGGTGTCGACGCGAGCACTCCCGACCCGGCGGACGGGCGGATCGAGCGAGAGGCCGGCGGCGCGCCGCAGGGAACCCTCCACGAGGGCGCATCGCACCTGGTCGGCCGGCACGTCCCCGAGCCGACGGCGGAGATGATGCTGCGGGCGCTCCAGGCCGGCCAGCGGAGGCTGCACGCCGCCGGCGTGATCGCCTGGCAGGACGCGATGGTCGATCCGAAGGTGCAGCGCGCCTACCTGGCGGCGGCCGAGTCGGGGCTGCTCACCGCCCGGGTGGTCGGCGCGCTGTGGTGGGATCGCGACAGGGGTGAGGAGCAGATCCCCGAGCTGCTCGCCCGCAAGGACGAGGTGGGCCGGTTCCGCACCACCAGCGTCAAGATCATGCAGGACGGCGTGGTGGAGAACTTCACCGCCGCGATGACCTCCTCCTATCTCAACGGGTGCGGGTGCCTGACCGGCAACCGAGGGCTCAGTTTCGTCGATCCTGAGGCGTTGCGCGGGTGCGTCACCCGCCTGGACGCCGAGGGCTTCCAGGTCCACGTGCACGCCGTCGGCGATCGGGCGGTCCGGGAGGCTCTGGACGCGTTCGAGGCGGCGCGCGCCGCCAATGGTGCCAACGACCACCGTCATCACATCGCCCATCTGCAGGTCGTGCACCCGGACGACGTGCCGCGGTTCGCCGCGCTCGGCATCACCGCCAATGTGCAGCCGTTGTGGGCGGCACACGAGCCGCAGATGGACGCGCTGACCATCCCGTTCCTCGGCCCGGAACGGGCGGCCTGGCAGTACCCGTTCGGGGATCTCGTCCGCGCCGGCGCCCCGCTCGCGGCGGGCAGCGACTGGCCGGTCAGCAGCCCCGACCCGTTCCTGGGCATCCACGTCGCCGTCAACCGCACGCCTCCGGGCGGGAACGCCGAGGCGTTCCTGCCGGAACAGCGGCTGAGCCTGACAACCGCGCTGGTCGCCTACACGCTCGGCACGGCGCGGCTGAACCACCTGAACGCCCGGACGGGCACCATCGACAAGGGCAAGCTGGCCGACTTGGTGGTCACGGACCGCGACCCGTACGCCGTCCCGCCCGACGAGCTCGCCGGGACGTCGGTGCTGGCCACCTACGTCGAAGGCGAGCGCGTCCACACTGATCCGGCCTTTTGA
- a CDS encoding ABC transporter ATP-binding protein: MNEHALEVEGLRKTFGDHVAVDGVSFSLPPGGSLAIVGESGSGKTTTARMLVGLERPDAGRIRVGGRDRSHAVRGRATRLAHAREIQMVFQDPYLSLDPRVTVAGCVEEPLRLHFSMSPAQRRARRDELLARVGIGQREAGTLPRRLSGGQRQRVAIARALATAPKVLILDEATAALDVSIQAQILDLLAEIRRDTGVAYLFVTHNLALVRHVADDTLVLYQGRAVETGQTPDVLAAPDHPYTRLLLHSVPRPGWDPARIAADRRALAAALRKTPPAPTPSTSLRSHAAETDSTERSAAE; this comes from the coding sequence ATGAATGAGCACGCGCTGGAGGTCGAGGGCCTGCGCAAGACGTTCGGCGACCATGTCGCCGTCGACGGCGTCTCCTTCTCGCTGCCTCCCGGCGGCTCCCTCGCCATCGTGGGCGAGTCGGGGTCAGGGAAGACGACCACCGCGCGGATGCTCGTCGGCCTCGAACGGCCAGACGCCGGCCGGATCCGCGTCGGCGGGCGGGACCGCTCGCACGCCGTGCGCGGCCGGGCCACCAGGCTGGCCCACGCCAGGGAGATCCAGATGGTCTTCCAAGACCCCTACCTCTCGCTCGACCCCCGCGTCACCGTCGCCGGGTGCGTCGAGGAGCCGCTGCGCCTGCACTTCTCCATGAGCCCAGCGCAACGCCGGGCCCGGCGCGACGAACTGCTGGCACGAGTCGGCATCGGCCAACGCGAGGCAGGCACGCTCCCCAGGCGGCTGTCCGGTGGCCAGCGCCAGCGGGTCGCGATCGCCCGCGCGCTGGCGACCGCGCCGAAGGTGCTGATCCTGGACGAGGCGACCGCCGCACTCGACGTGTCCATCCAGGCCCAGATCCTCGACCTGCTGGCGGAGATCCGCCGTGACACTGGCGTCGCATACCTCTTCGTCACACACAACCTGGCGCTTGTCCGGCACGTCGCCGACGACACCCTCGTCCTCTATCAGGGACGGGCAGTCGAGACAGGCCAGACCCCGGACGTACTGGCCGCACCCGACCACCCGTACACCAGGCTGCTGCTCCACTCCGTGCCGCGACCCGGCTGGGACCCGGCCAGGATCGCAGCCGACCGGCGCGCCCTCGCGGCCGCCCTGCGGAAGACGCCGCCCGCTCCGACGCCCTCGACATCCCTTCGTTCTCACGCCGCAGAAACCGACTCCACGGAAAGGAGTGCGGCCGAGTGA
- a CDS encoding ABC transporter permease, translated as MTAVPVHRRKLLAPMARLVTGDKLVATALALLALLIVAAVFAPLIAQHDPDAVDLSATLSGSTPEHPLGADQSGRDVLSRLIYGARTGLLGPLMVVIVSTALGTLIGVTAAWYGGAVDSVLSRAMELVFSFPALLLAIILVAVFGVGLTAPVIAMSLAYAPYVGRLARNVALQEKARPYIQAYRVQGWSGWVICVKHLLPNIAPLILAQSAINFGYALMDLAALSFLGFGVQPPTADWGAMINEGSTSLLQGAMLPSLASGVAIVVTVVAFSVVGESIADRVARREQR; from the coding sequence ATGACCGCCGTACCCGTCCACCGGCGCAAGCTCCTCGCACCGATGGCCCGTCTCGTCACAGGTGACAAGCTCGTGGCAACCGCCCTCGCCCTGCTGGCCCTGCTGATCGTGGCGGCGGTGTTCGCCCCGCTGATCGCACAGCACGACCCCGACGCCGTAGACCTGTCAGCGACATTGAGCGGCTCCACTCCCGAGCATCCGCTGGGCGCGGACCAGTCCGGGCGGGACGTCCTGTCCCGGCTGATCTATGGCGCCCGGACAGGGCTGCTCGGCCCGCTCATGGTCGTGATCGTGTCGACGGCGCTCGGCACGCTGATCGGAGTGACGGCCGCCTGGTACGGCGGAGCCGTCGACTCCGTGCTGTCGCGCGCCATGGAGCTCGTCTTCTCCTTCCCCGCCCTGCTATTGGCGATCATCCTGGTGGCGGTCTTCGGCGTCGGGCTGACCGCGCCGGTGATCGCGATGAGCCTCGCCTACGCGCCATACGTCGGCCGGTTGGCACGCAACGTGGCCCTGCAGGAGAAGGCCCGCCCCTACATCCAGGCGTACCGGGTGCAGGGCTGGTCCGGCTGGGTGATCTGCGTGAAGCACCTGCTGCCCAACATCGCGCCGCTGATCCTCGCCCAGTCCGCGATCAACTTCGGGTACGCCCTCATGGACCTCGCGGCGCTGTCCTTCCTCGGCTTCGGCGTGCAGCCACCCACGGCCGACTGGGGCGCGATGATCAACGAAGGCTCAACGTCCCTGCTCCAGGGCGCCATGCTGCCCTCCCTCGCCTCCGGCGTCGCCATCGTCGTCACCGTGGTCGCCTTCAGCGTCGTCGGCGAGTCCATCGCCGACCGCGTCGCACGGCGGGAGCAACGATGA